The proteins below come from a single Caulobacter flavus genomic window:
- a CDS encoding DUF3606 domain-containing protein, which yields MCDSIDFSGAGDRARIKANEPMEVRYWTERFNVPEEVLLKAIQLVGADAEAVQAHLKSSSAGGG from the coding sequence ATGTGCGACAGCATCGATTTCAGCGGCGCAGGCGATCGGGCGAGGATCAAGGCCAACGAGCCGATGGAGGTCCGCTACTGGACTGAGCGGTTCAATGTCCCCGAGGAGGTCCTGCTGAAGGCCATCCAGCTAGTCGGCGCCGACGCCGAAGCCGTGCAGGCTCATCTCAAATCAAGTTCGGCGGGCGGCGGATGA